Within Blattabacterium cuenoti, the genomic segment TCAAGTCATAGGTAGGAATACTTGTAATCGTCTTATCAAAATTTTCTATTTTCGCAGAAATTAGATTAATCTCTATAACAGTTCCTTCTATACTATATTTTGGAATTCCTATCCAATCTCCTACTTTTATCATTTTTGTAGAAGCCATTTGGACTCCAGATACAAAACCCAAAATTGTATCTCTAAAAACTAATATTACAATAGCGGTGATAGCTCCTAAACTGGTAATAACAGAAAGAATATCGTTTTTCGTTAAAATAGAAATAATGATTAAAACACAAAATAGAATAGAAACAATTTTTAATAATTGAGAAAAAGAACGAACTGCAATTGTTTGATGATTATTTTCACTATTAGCAATTCTCATAATTGAATTAATAACTCTGATTAAAAACTGTAAAACAATCAGAACAAATAAAATATTAAATATTTTTTCCAAAAAAATAACAGTTGTATAATGATCCTTGAAAAAAGGCTTTAACAACAAAAATCCAATAGATAGTGGAAAAAAATGAGAAAAACTGTCAAAAACCTTATTTTCATACAAAATATTATCCCAAATAAAATGAGTAGAACTCACAATTCTTTTTCCTATAAAACGAACTCCTTTGTTGAAAATTAATTCTAAAATAATCAACAAAATTGTAAACAAAAAAATTTTACTAATTATAATAAATGTTATATTACTCCTTAAATCCAAATTATTATTTGAAATTAATAATAATTTATTATAAATCCATTCATATGAAATATT encodes:
- a CDS encoding mechanosensitive ion channel family protein, with protein sequence MCFLEKILDNISYEWIYNKLLLISNNNLDLRSNITFIIISKIFLFTILLIILELIFNKGVRFIGKRIVSSTHFIWDNILYENKVFDSFSHFFPLSIGFLLLKPFFKDHYTTVIFLEKIFNILFVLIVLQFLIRVINSIMRIANSENNHQTIAVRSFSQLLKIVSILFCVLIIISILTKNDILSVITSLGAITAIVILVFRDTILGFVSGVQMASTKMIKVGDWIGIPKYSIEGTVIEINLISAKIENFDKTITSIPTYDLISTAVTNFEVMRQKNIRRIKRSILFNIQSFHFCNSSKLEKFQHFYLIKNYIKKKQKEIELFNKEKNIDVSMDINGRRLTNIGLFRQYALEYLHQHPKISQSETLMVRHLEPTPYGLPIELYCFTNTSESVKYEQIQASVFDHLLTAAKEFNLKVTQVATNVSH